A section of the Pristiophorus japonicus isolate sPriJap1 chromosome 4, sPriJap1.hap1, whole genome shotgun sequence genome encodes:
- the gpr151 gene encoding G-protein coupled receptor 151 — protein sequence MEKLPLQVHHFSAPNSTNDVVHLAGGYQNIDSRQLTIAIPVALAAICLVGFAGNVLVVAVLINNARKGRTSMINSLILNMSVADLLILLFCVPFRAAAYSKPAWTLGWFVCKTADWFLQSCLAAKSFTIAVLAKACFMYVTHPSKPVQIKHQRIAALIISIWALAFILPVPHWLFATIRDQAGKVMCIFDSPERASSFMAVFAKLYPALVYCLPVMVTFLYHCKAFRRCKRRGSKTQNLRNQIRGRRLTVMLSGVSLAFAAMCAPEWVVWLWTRHAGRDGPSPPASFVLLSQVLVFSISSVNPLIFVAMSEEFKAGFVGLWKRLVFHKPQAPPDLPAAQSPQPSARSAPPSPQEENSVQVPDKDPAEENAESPTSKTANIVLSDMEQFWHDRQNAPASIEEDPIPWEHQSDVEASARPESGRKM from the coding sequence ATGGAGAAACTTCCACTTCAGGTGCATCATTTCAGCGCCCCCAATAGCACCAATGATGTCGTCCACTTGGCCGGAGGCTATCAAAATATCGACTCCAGACAGCTGACGATTGCCATCCCAGTCGCTTTGGCAGCCATCTGCTTGGTCGGTTTTGCTGGGAATGTCCTGGTGGTCGCCGTGCTGATCAATAATGCAAGAAAAGGCAGAACCTCCATGATAAACTCCTTGATACTCAACATGAGCGTGGCCGATCTCCTGATCCTGCTGTTCTGTGTGCCGTTCAGGGCTGCCGCTTACTCCAAGCCAGCCTGGACTCTCGGCTGGTTCGTCTGCAAAACGGCAGACTGGTTTCTGCAGAGCTGCTTGGCGGCAAAGAGTTTCACCATAGCTGTGCTGGCCAAGGCTTGCTTCATGTACGTGACCCACCCGTCCAAACCGGTCCAGATCAAACATCAGAGGATCGCCGCTCTGATCATCTCCATATGGGCACTGGCCTTCATCCTGCCGGTGCCCCACTGGCTCTTTGCGACTATCCGCGACCAGGCGGGCAAGGTGATGTGTATTTTTGACTCGCCAGAACGTGCATCCAGTTTTATGGCAGTGTTTGCCAAGTTGTACCCTGCCTTGGTCTATTGCCTACCTGTGATGGTCACCTTTCTGTACCACTGCAAGGCTTTCAGGAGGTGCAAGCGGCGGGGAAGCAAAACCCAGAACCTGCGGAATCAGATCAGAGGACGCCGGCTGACCGTAATGCTGTCCGGCGTCAGTCTGGCTTTCGCCGCCATGTGCGCTCCCGAATGGGTGGTCTGGCTCTGGACTAGACACGCCGGCCGGGACGGCCCCTCGCCCCCTGCGTCCTTCGTGCTGCTCTCCCAAGTGCTAGTGTTCAGCATCTCCTCGGTCAACCCGCTCATCTTCGTGGCCATGTCGGAAGAGTTCAAAGCCGGTTTCGTGGGTCTGTGGAAAAGGTTGGTCTTCCACAAGCCCCAAGCCCCTCCGGATCTCCCAGCCGCGCAGTCCCCGCAGCCcagcgcccgcagcgccccgcccagCCCTCAGGAGGAAAACTCTGTCCAAGTCCCCGACAAAGATCCCGCCGAGGAAAACGCAGAGAGCCCAACCAGCAAAACCGCCAATATCGTCCTGTCGGACATGGAGCAGTTCTGGCACGATCGGCAGAACGCGCCCGCCAGTATAGAGGAAGACCCCATTCCCTGGGAACATCAAAGTGATGTGGAGGCTTCAGCGCGCCCCGAGAGCGGTAGAAAGATGTGA